The Christiangramia flava JLT2011 genome has a segment encoding these proteins:
- a CDS encoding GNAT family N-acetyltransferase, which yields MKHPEFESDRLLLQHITSEDQPAIFKGLSHPEIIKYYGVHYDTLEETGIQMQWYQNLEKSGSGKWWIIRLRSGSHFCGAIGFNDWNKEHEKAEIGLWLFPEFWGSGIMQEAAELVFPYLFDQLHIHRLEAFVEIENTNSAKLLEKLMFQQEGIMRDAEKKNGRFISITIWSLLNTKN from the coding sequence ATGAAACATCCCGAATTTGAGTCGGATAGATTGCTGCTTCAGCATATTACTTCAGAAGACCAACCAGCTATTTTTAAAGGTCTGTCGCATCCGGAAATCATCAAATATTATGGCGTACATTACGACACGCTTGAAGAAACCGGTATCCAGATGCAGTGGTATCAAAACCTGGAAAAGTCCGGTTCGGGAAAATGGTGGATCATCCGCCTGCGATCTGGCAGTCATTTTTGCGGTGCCATCGGTTTTAATGATTGGAATAAGGAACATGAAAAAGCGGAAATCGGTCTATGGCTTTTCCCGGAATTCTGGGGCAGCGGAATCATGCAGGAAGCTGCAGAACTGGTCTTTCCGTATTTGTTCGATCAATTGCATATTCACAGGCTGGAAGCATTTGTAGAAATCGAAAATACTAACTCAGCGAAACTGTTGGAAAAACTGATGTTTCAGCAGGAAGGAATTATGCGAGATGCTGAAAAGAAAAACGGTCGTTTTATATCCATAACCATCTGGAGTCTTCTAAACACCAAAAATTAG
- a CDS encoding DUF779 domain-containing protein — MIRNRWDSSKMGERVAITNEARKIVDQLRERHGELMFHQSGGCCDGSSPMCLEKGDLLLNENDVWLGTIHGCEFFMSKDQFEYWKHTHLTVDVTKGRGSSFSLEIPMGVRFVIKSRMFKPEEYESLSPVKYGEEFID, encoded by the coding sequence ATGATAAGAAACCGATGGGATTCTTCTAAGATGGGCGAAAGAGTAGCTATTACCAATGAAGCAAGAAAAATTGTCGATCAGCTAAGAGAGCGACATGGTGAACTGATGTTCCATCAAAGCGGAGGCTGCTGCGATGGATCATCTCCCATGTGTCTTGAAAAAGGTGATCTGCTATTGAATGAAAACGACGTCTGGCTGGGCACTATTCACGGTTGCGAGTTCTTCATGTCAAAAGACCAGTTCGAATATTGGAAACACACCCATTTAACTGTGGATGTCACCAAAGGTCGCGGCTCCAGTTTCTCCCTGGAAATTCCGATGGGAGTTCGTTTTGTGATCAAATCGAGAATGTTTAAGCCGGAAGAATACGAAAGTCTGTCGCCAGTTAAGTATGGCGAAGAGTTTATTGACTGA
- a CDS encoding response regulator, producing MASIRIGIVEDNYFLQKALEEKLGLFPDLSCRFIVSNGKELLKTIVGHLQTELLLMDIEMPEMDGIEATERIKEKYPHIHVLVLTVFDSDEKIFNAIKAGADGYLLKDTPAERLYEAIQEVLSGGAPMTPSIARKALQLLRKPMEQASLEEQEKMELSTRETEVLEQLATGKSYTKIAEILVISPATVRKHIENIYKKLQAHNKLEAIQIARRNKLL from the coding sequence ATGGCCAGTATCAGGATAGGGATCGTGGAAGACAATTATTTCCTTCAGAAAGCACTGGAAGAAAAGCTGGGATTATTTCCAGATCTGAGTTGCCGCTTTATTGTTTCCAACGGAAAAGAACTGCTGAAGACGATTGTGGGACACCTGCAAACTGAACTGTTGCTGATGGATATTGAGATGCCTGAGATGGATGGTATCGAAGCGACCGAGAGGATCAAGGAGAAATATCCGCATATTCACGTGCTGGTGCTAACAGTTTTTGATAGTGATGAAAAAATTTTCAACGCCATCAAAGCCGGTGCCGATGGTTACCTGTTAAAGGATACCCCTGCAGAAAGGCTGTATGAAGCTATACAGGAAGTATTAAGTGGCGGAGCTCCTATGACGCCGTCCATAGCGAGGAAGGCACTTCAGTTACTGCGCAAACCCATGGAACAGGCAAGTTTGGAAGAACAGGAAAAAATGGAGCTGAGTACCAGGGAAACAGAGGTCTTGGAACAACTGGCCACCGGAAAAAGCTATACGAAGATTGCAGAAATTCTGGTGATATCTCCCGCAACCGTAAGAAAACATATCGAAAATATCTATAAAAAATTACAGGCTCATAATAAGCTGGAGGCTATCCAGATTGCCCGAAGAAATAAATTGTTGTAA
- the exaC gene encoding acetaldehyde dehydrogenase ExaC, with protein MSDVQATEKKSIQKPQFKDKYDNFIGGKWTAPINGEYFDNISPVDGNSFTKVARSTEEDVNKAIDAAWKAAPEWNKSSATTRSNMLLKIADIMEQNLEDLARAETWDNGKAVRETLAADLPLAVDHFRYFAGVIRAEEGSVSELDANTVCLNVTEPLGVVGQIIPWNFPLLMAAWKLAPALAAGNCVVLKPAEQTPVGIMILMELIEEVLPAGVLNIVNGFGAEAGKPLASSSRINKVAFTGETTTGQLIMQYASKNITPVTLELGGKSPNVFFESVMDADDDFFDKCIEGAVMFALNQGEVCTCPSRLLVQESIYDKFIERVIERTEAIKLGHPLDPDTMMGAQASNDQYEKILNYINIGKEEGCEVLTGGEAAYNEGLDGGYYIKPTILKGNNKMRVFQEEIFGPVVCVTTFKDEAEAIEISNDTLYGLGAGVWTRDMHQAYQISREIKAGRVWVNNYHNYPAHAPFGGYKKSGIGRENHKMMLNHYRQTKNMLISYDKKPMGFF; from the coding sequence ATGAGCGATGTACAAGCAACCGAAAAAAAATCCATTCAGAAACCCCAATTTAAAGACAAGTATGACAATTTCATTGGCGGAAAATGGACCGCGCCTATCAATGGTGAATATTTTGATAATATTTCCCCGGTAGATGGGAATAGTTTTACCAAGGTAGCCCGTAGCACCGAAGAAGACGTCAATAAAGCGATTGATGCCGCCTGGAAAGCCGCACCCGAATGGAACAAGTCTTCCGCAACCACGCGTAGCAATATGCTATTGAAGATTGCAGATATCATGGAACAGAACCTGGAAGATCTCGCCAGAGCTGAAACCTGGGATAACGGGAAAGCCGTAAGAGAAACCCTTGCTGCCGATCTTCCGCTGGCAGTGGACCACTTCAGGTATTTTGCCGGTGTGATCAGGGCCGAAGAAGGTTCGGTAAGCGAACTGGATGCGAACACCGTATGCCTGAACGTTACAGAACCACTGGGTGTGGTAGGCCAGATCATTCCCTGGAACTTTCCTCTATTGATGGCCGCCTGGAAACTTGCACCGGCACTCGCAGCTGGAAACTGTGTGGTACTGAAACCTGCTGAACAAACTCCGGTAGGAATCATGATCCTTATGGAATTGATCGAAGAAGTGCTTCCTGCTGGCGTGCTGAATATCGTGAACGGTTTTGGTGCGGAAGCTGGAAAACCTCTGGCCTCCAGTTCCAGAATCAACAAAGTTGCCTTTACAGGTGAAACCACGACCGGTCAACTAATCATGCAGTATGCCTCAAAAAATATTACTCCGGTAACCTTGGAACTTGGTGGGAAATCACCGAATGTTTTCTTTGAAAGCGTAATGGATGCCGATGATGATTTCTTTGACAAATGTATTGAAGGCGCCGTGATGTTCGCACTAAATCAAGGTGAAGTATGTACCTGTCCTTCCCGACTGCTGGTTCAGGAAAGCATCTATGACAAATTTATTGAAAGAGTCATTGAAAGAACGGAAGCGATCAAATTGGGTCATCCGCTGGATCCAGATACCATGATGGGTGCCCAGGCCTCTAACGACCAATACGAAAAGATCCTGAATTATATCAATATTGGTAAAGAAGAAGGTTGCGAAGTGTTGACCGGAGGTGAAGCAGCCTACAACGAAGGTCTTGATGGCGGTTATTATATCAAACCAACTATCTTAAAAGGAAATAACAAAATGCGCGTGTTCCAGGAAGAGATTTTCGGGCCCGTGGTTTGTGTGACTACTTTTAAAGATGAAGCGGAAGCGATCGAAATCTCGAACGACACTTTATACGGATTAGGTGCCGGAGTATGGACCCGGGATATGCACCAGGCATACCAGATCTCGCGTGAGATTAAAGCTGGGCGTGTATGGGTGAATAATTATCATAATTATCCGGCTCATGCTCCTTTTGGAGGTTATAAAAAATCAGGTATTGGTAGAGAAAATCATAAGATGATGCTGAATCATTATCGCCAGACCAAGAATATGCTGATTTCTTATGATAAGAAACCGATGGGATTCTTCTAA